One genomic window of Hemiscyllium ocellatum isolate sHemOce1 chromosome 25, sHemOce1.pat.X.cur, whole genome shotgun sequence includes the following:
- the LOC132827917 gene encoding voltage-dependent calcium channel gamma-1 subunit-like, giving the protein MEEGKAGKVKLTFCVIAVGIILAVVAVSTDHWAGLSPQLESTNSTCEEAHFGLWRLCTKRVFVRSVDPDGNGCGDTDLPGEYNCTYFKHFTSGENAEIFQITTQKEYSISAAAIAIISIGFMVLGTICLLLSFNKRMDYFLKPAGMFFIFSGLCIIISVEVMRQSVKRMIDSEETIWMQYHYSWSFACASAAFVILFIGGITLLLISLPRMPQNPWETCMDAPPEHV; this is encoded by the exons ATGGAGGAGGGTAAAGCGGGCAAGGTAAAGCTCACCTTCTGTGTGATAGCGGTGGGTATCATCCTGGCAGTGGTGGCGGTCAGCACTGACCACTGGGCAGGACTCAGCCCCCAGCTGGAGAGCACCAACAGCACCTGTGAGGAAGCCCACTTCGGACTGTGGCGACTCTGCACCAAGAGGGTGTTTGTCCGGAGCGTGGACCCGGACGGGAATGGATGTGGAGACACCGACCTCCCGGGAG AATATAACTGCACATATTTCAAGCATTTCACATcaggagaaaatgcagaaatttTCCAAATTACTACTCAGAAAG AATATAGCATTTCAGCAGCAGCCATCGCTATCATCAGTATTGGGTTCATGGTGCTCGGTACAATCTGTCTGCTGCTCTCTTTCAACAAGAGGATGGATTATTTCCTGAAACCAGCCGGCATGTTCTTTATCTTCTCAG GCCTGTGCATCATCATCTCGGTGGAGGTCATGCGGCAGTCTGTCAAGCGGATGATTGACAGCGAGGAGACCATCTGGATGCAGTATCACTATTCCTGGTCATTCGCCTGTGCCAGTGCGGCCTTTGTCATCCTCTTCATCGGGGGAATCACTCTCCTGCTCATCTCTCTGCCGCGTATGCCCCAAAACCCATGGGAAACGTGCATGGATGCACCACCAGAACAtgtgtga